The nucleotide sequence GTAGGCTTCCTGCATGGGACAGATGTCGATACACTCCGTCTTGCCGCATTCCGTACAGACGAGGTGGTGATGGTGATGACCCGGCTCGATGATCTCGTAGACGTTTCCCGCTGCGCGGTAGATTTCGTGAATGACGCCGAGATTCGAGAGGAGCGCGAGGTTGCGATATATCGTATCGAGGGAGACGTTGGAATGCTTCCTGCGCACGGCGGCAAGAAGCTGCTGGGCCGTGGGGAAGGGGTCGCATTCATGAAAGGCGTCGAGGACGGCGCGTCGCTGCGGAGTCAGCTTGTATCCTTTGGAGCGCAGGAGTTCCAGATGATCTTCAGTCATGACATCCTCCTTTTGTCGAGGGTATACACGGTTTTTCTCATCATACCATAGGAGGGCGGAAAGGGGTAGGGTGCAGAAGAAAGAATCATTGGGCAGATGCTTTGTTCTGTGCTATAATTTCTACAAAAGAGATGAGAGATGAGGACAGGAGGACGATTCCTTGAAAAAAACTTTGGAGGATGCCGTTGTCGTTTTGAACCGCGCCATATTGCCCGACATCTGGCAGATGGAACTTCTCTCGCCGAAGATTGCGGCGGGAGCAGAGCCGGGGCAGTTCGTCATGGTGAAGAAGCCGAAGAGCGCGCATCTTCTGCGCCGTCCTTTCGGCGTGGCGGACATCGACGACGAGAAGGGGACGATCACGCTCTTTTACCGCATCTTGGGCGAAGGGACGGCGGAGCTTTCCACGCTGCGACCAGGCGAAAGCCTGAGCGTCGAGGGCGCACTCGGCACGGGTTTTACGCTCACGGACGAGTCTGCGCTTCTCGTCGGCGGCGGCTTGGGACTAGCGCCGCTCCTTTTGCTCGCGCGTCGCCTGCGCGAAAAGCCCGTCGTCATCATCGGCGCACGTTCTGAGCCAGAGACTTTTTGGACGCGGTTCTTCACACCGCATGCGAAGGCGGTCTATATCGCGACGGACGACGGAACGAGCGGCTTTCACGGCTATCCGCTTCATTTGATGCCGCTCGTCCTTTGCGAGAATGAAGTGCATGCTGTCAAGGTCTGCGGCCCTGACCCGATGATGGACGGCATCGCGCGTCTGGCGCGGAGCGCGGGGCTTTCCTGCGAGGTATCGTTGGAAAAGCGCATGGCGTGCGGCTTCGGCGTCTGTCTGGGCTGCACCTTTGAGGGAAAGGCGACGGGCAGGAGACGCAAAGTTTGCACGGAAGGGCCGGTCTTTGCGGCGGAGGAGGTTTTTGAATGAACAGGGAAAGGCTTGCCGTCGAGGTCGCGGGCATTCGCATGGCGACGCCGATCATGGGCGCGTCGGGCACGTTCGGCTTCGGCATGGAGTATGAAGATTTCCTCGACCTCGCGGACGTCGGCGCCGTCGTTTCGAAGGGCATCACGCCGAAGCCGCGTGCGGGAAACGGCGGCGTGCGCATCGCCGAAACGCCCGCCGGCATGCTCAATTCCATCGGTTTGGAGAATCCCGGCATTGAGGTGTTCTGCCGTGACATCCTGCCCGAGGCGGCAAAACTGCCGACGTCGTTTATCGTCAACATCAGCGCGGGCACGGCGGAGGAATACGGCGAGATGGCGCAAATGCTCGACGTCGAGGGCGTCGATGGCATCGAGGTCAATATCTCATGCCCGAACGTCAAGGAAGGCGGCATCGTCTTCGGCACTGACCCTGTGCAGGCGGCGCGTGTGACGCAGGAGGTCAAAAAGCATACGAAGAAGCCCGTCATTGTAAAACTTTCGCCGAACGTCACCGACATCCCGCAGATGGCGCGCGCCGTCGAGGAGGCAGGTGCCGACGCCGTATCGCTCATCAACACGCTGACGGGCATGGCGATCGATGTCGAAAAGCGTCAGCCGCTCCTCGGCAACATCACGGGAGGCCTTTCCGGCCCTGCCGTCAAGCCCATCGCCCTGCGCATGGTCTATCAGGCGGCGCAGGCGGTTTCGATTCCCGTCATCGGCATGGGCGGCATACAGACAGGCGAGGATGTGGCAGCGTTCCTTCTAGTCGGTGCGAGTGCCGTCGAGATCGGCGCGGAGAACTTCGCGAATCCGCGTGCCGTCGTCGAGGCGGCCGAAGGACTCGATGCGTATTTGGAGCGCCAGGGCATTGATCATGCGCGGGATTTGATAGGGGCGTTGGAACTTTGAGGTCAGGGAAAGGGCGCAGGATGCGCTTCGCCTTCCTCTTTGCGCTGTTCTTCCTGCTCACGCTCTCTGCCGGCTGCGGCGGAAGGAGCGCCGTCTACCGCGAGCCGCCGCACCATCCCGAGTTCGTCGAGGGCGCGAAGTTTTCGGAGAATCCTGCGAAGTTCAAGGGCAAGGAAGTGCAGTTCGTCGCGCGTGTCGTCGATATCGACGGCGCGGCGATGCAGACTGAGATGCACGAGGGCGGGCCGCGCCTCCTCGTTGAGGGCAAGGGTGTCAGCGCCGCCGAGCCGCGCCCGTCGCGCGGCGACTATGTGCGGCTCTATGGCAAGGTGGAGGAAGACGACAGGGCGGGCTACGTCGCCGTCATCGACTCCTACAAGGTCACGGTGCCGCGCTGGAGCGAACTCATGCGCACGTCGAGGAGTCTTAGAAGCGACGATGGTCATGTTGAGGTACAGATTCTCTCGGCTGTGGCGGCACGCAATTCGCTCGAAGTCAAGGAGGGAAATATCTCCCTGATGCCCGAGAGCGCGGCGACGAGGCTTTCGGACATCGCTTTCATCGGCATGACGCTGAAGATTCGCGGCGAGATAGATGACGACGGCGAGGGCGATTTCGACTACCTTGAGCGCAGCGGTCAAAGGATGCGCTCGGGCTTCACGCTCGACTTGGACGGCGATGGCACGGCAACCTTCAAGACGGAGGTGCTTTCCGTGCCAATGGAGTACAAGGAAGCCTTGAAGGCGGTCGGCGCGTCGGGCGACGGCAGCGTCGCCCTGCCCGAAGGAAAGACGTACCGTCTGCGCTATCGCTGACGTTGGCACTGACAGAAATCCCCTGCGCTGCATCGCGCAAGGGCAGTGGATAATCTACGGTTTTTGGAAAGGAAGCAAGGCATGGAAGGCATGGACGAAAAGAGCCGAGAGGAACTTCTCGAAGAATATGCGCGGCTGATCGTGCGCATGGGCGTCAATTTGCAGGCGGATCAGCCGCTCGTCATCAATGCGCCGCTCGCGTGCGCCGACTTCGCGCGCCGCGTTGCGGGCGCGGCGTACGATGCGGGTGCGCACGATGTGACGGTCGCGTGGAACGACGAGCGGCTCGCGCGTCTGCGCTACGACAAGGCGAAGAAGAGCGTCTTTTCGGAGTTTCCCGAATGGCGTCGCCGCCTTTACGAGGACAGTGCGGCAGAGGGGGCAGCCTTCGTCACGATTCATGCTTCCGACCCGGAGATCTTCAGCGGCGTCGAGCCGGAGAGGCTGACGCTCGCGCAGCAGGCGGCGGGCGCGGCGCTCCTCGAATACCGCCAACGCTTGATGAGCAACAAGAACGCTTGGTGCGTCGTCTCGATTCCGACGGAAAGCTGGGCGAAGAAGGTCTTTCCCGAGGATGCGCCTGATGCTGCCGTTGAAAATCTCTGGCAGGCAATCTTCGATGCCGTGCGCCTTGCGCCTGGTGAGGATGCGGCAGCGCGCTGGCAGAAGCACATCGAATTTTTGGCATGTGCGGCGAAGTTCATGAACGACCATGCTTTCTCGCGCTTGGAGTACAAGAACGGTTTCGGCACGAACCTCTTCATCGAACTGCCCGAAGGGCATATATGGATGGGTGGCGCGGAAAAGACGCAGGACGGCGTGACCTTCGTCGCCAACATGCCGACGGAAGAAATCTACACGCTTCCCAAGCGTGACGGCGTAAATGGCACGGTCAGAGCGATGCGCCCCCTGAACGTCAACGGCAATCTTGTCGAGGGATTTTCGCTGACCTTCAAAGATGGCAAGGTCGTCGACTACAAGGCGGAGCGCGGTGCAGAGATCCTCAAGGAACTTTTTTCGACCGACGAAGGTGCGAGCTATCTCGGTGAAGTCGCGCTCGTGCCCTACGATTCGCCGATCTCGAAGAGCGGCGTGCTCTTCTTCAATACGCTTTTCGACGAAAATGCCGCGTGCCACCTTGCCTTCGGCAAGGCGTACCCGACATGCATCGAGGGCGGCGAGACGATGACCAGCGTCGAGCTTCTGCAGCGCGGCGTCAACGATTCGCTCGTGCACGAGGACTTTATGGTAGGCTCAAGAGATCTCGCCATCGACGGAATCGAGGCGGACGGCACGCGCGTCCCTGTGTTCCGCGAGGGAAATTTCGCCTTTGCTTGAGGACGGCAGACTTCAAGTGCGTCGTATCAATAGAAAAAGCCCGGATTTTCCGGGCTTTTGTTCATCCTCGTTGGTGCGGACGAGAGGGTTCGAACCTCCATGCCTTGCGGCACTGGATCCTAAGTCCAGCGCGTCTGCCAGTTCCGCCACGTCCGCATTGTATATTTGACGGTTCTTATTCTAGCATGACGGCAGAGGACTGTCAAACGATGGAAGATGTATGACATATTTCGGGTACAGGGAACGCAGGAGGGGCGTGCAGGTTTGAGGAAGGATGAGGCGTATGAATGAGGGGAGAAAGATGGACGAAGCGCTTTTCAAAAAAGTGGAGCGGTATATCGAAAAGCATTATGTGAAGCCGCGAGATCCTTCTGCGATGCGGTTTTTGGGGCTTATAACCCCCGGCAGCATGCCTCGCAGTTTCTCGCATGTGCCTTCGTCTGCCGGCAGGCGCCCGCTGAAGAACTTGCTCGATGCCGTGCTGCAGCTGGCAGAAAAGAGCTTTGCCGAGAGGCTTATGCTGCTCATCAAGAAGAGCGGTGCGAAGGCGGCGGATGTCTACGGCAAGGCGGGAATCACGAAGCAGCACTTTTCCAAGATTAAGAATCATGCGGATTATCAGCCCTCGAAGGAAACGGCGCTCGCCTTCGCCATCGTTCTGCATCTGTCGCTTGCCGAGGCTGAAGATCTCATCGGCAGGGCGGGGTTCAAACTTTCCGAAAGCAGCAAGCGCGATCTGCTCGTCCGGTTCTTCATCGAGGAAAAGATTTATGATGTCGATATCATCAATGAACAACTCTATGCGCGGGGCTTCTCGCCGCTGACGAATCGCCGTCGCATGAAGGATTGAAAGATGCATGCACGGGTGCACGCTTCGCGGATGCCGTGCGCCGAATTCTCCCCAAAAGAGCCGTGCGGCTCTTTTGGGGAGAATTTTTCGTATGGTCGCCTGTCAGGCGACCATACTTCCAGCAGCTTATCATATAATATGCCTAGAGAATCACTGATAAATTCAGTGCTTCCTTAAAGCCGATGATTGCTAGATGCAAATGGAAAGGATGGTCAATATGAGCTGGTGGAAAAATTGCTTCTTGGTGGCAACGGGCGTCGTTGCCGGAGCGCTGCTCTATGAAACGGTAATGAGCAACGATACGGACAATGATTGCGACGAAGATGATGAGGCCGAGGAGTTTGAGCGGGACGGCGTGGAAATCCTCGTCGCGAAGGTGCGCCGCGAGGCGACGCTTGCTATGGCGCAGTGCGAAAACGATGAAGAGCGCGAAGCCGTCTACGCCCAAGTGAAGTCGTCTGTGCAGGAGATACAGGACGCTTTGGCGAAGAAAGGAGAAGCACTAATCGAGCAGTTGAAGGAAGAAGCCGAGCAGCAAGGGGAAGCGGCGGACGACGGCGTCGATAGGCACGTCCAAGACATCAAGGCTGCCATGCAGCAAGTCAGGGAATCCCTGGAGGACACGCTGGAGTCGCTGAAGCCTGCTGCTCCTGAGCCTGCTTTGTGAGGGGATAATACGGTGTCAAAACGCGGGCACGGAGAATGCTCGCGTTTATTTATTGTTGAAAATGGCAGGAAAAATATAAAACTTTATAGAATATTCCATATATGGAAGAATGAATGCGAAATCGTCTTGCTAGAGGTGCAGTTCTGCTTAGGAGGCTGAAACCATGCCGATGTTCAAGAAGTCGATGCTTGTGCTCCTGGCCGTCGTTGCCCTTGCGGCGGGCGGTGCGTTCTATGCGGGGATTCATGGACAAGAGGAAGCCGTCACGCTCGATGCGGGCACGACGCCTCAAGGGGAAGCGCTGGTAAAAGAGAGCGAGATCGTCGTCTATGTTGCGGGCGCGGTCAATCATCCGGGCGTTGTGCAGCTCGCCGAGGGGGCACGCGCGAAAGATGCGGTCGATGCCTGCGGCGGCTTCCTGCCGACGGCGGATACGAACGGCGTGAACCTCGCGCAGAAGCTCAAGGACGGCATGCAGGTCACCGTGCCCGAGAAATCTCCGCAAGGCATGGCGGTGCAGGGCGCGGCGGGCGGCGTACAGGCGGGGGCGGCGAGGCCCTTGCCCGAAGGCATGGTGAACATCAACACGGCTGACGAGAAGGAGCTGGACAAGCTGCCGGGTATCGGTCCCGCTATGGCAAAGCGCATCATCGAGTACCGCACGGAAAACGGCGCGTTCCAATCGCCCGAGGAGATCAAGCGCGTCAAGGGCATTGGTGATGCGAAGTATGAGAAGATGAAGGACAAGATTGCATTGTGAAGAGAGCGATAGCGCTTCTTTGAGGAATGTGATGCGTATAAGGAAGCTGAGGGGCAGGGTTTGCCATGCGGTATGGACAGCAGCAGCTTGTTTTTCTCAACGGGCTTTTCCTTGTGCTTTTGTTCGGCATCTATGGCGAGGATTTGCTGCATGTCTCGCTTGGCGCTCTCGCCATCGGCATGGCGGGGTTCTTCTTCTTGTCGCTTTTTCTTCTCGTGCGTGAGAGCAGCAGGACGTGGCTGGCGTTCTTGCTGCTCTTTCTTTTTTTCGGCGCGTGGCGCTTCGCTTGGGGCGAGGCTCTGCCCGCTGATGATGTTTCACATTGGCTCGGGCGTGAGACTTCAGTCGAGGGCGTGCTCGTCGAAGCGCCGCATGTGCGGCGGACGGCGCAAGGTGTGCTCGTGCGTTATACAGTGGAGGTGAAGCGCGTGCGCATCTCCGGCGAGAAGCAGGCGGCATCGGGAGCGCTCTACGTCTCGGAGATGCGCGAAAATGTCGGCGACTTGCCTGAGATTGGCGCGGAAATCACGGCTTTGGGGAAGGTCAAGGGCATCTATGGCTACGGCAATCCCGGGCGCATTGATGTGGAGCGTGCGGCGGCGGTCAAGGGTGTGCGTGCGCGTCTATCGGCGAAGAAGCCGGGGATTCATTGGGAGGCGGGGGAGGCATATCCCGTGCTGCGTTGGAGCGAGCGGGTGCGCTCGGCATACCGCGCTTCGATGGAGAGCGTGATGCCCAAGGAAGATGCGGCGGCGATCTTCGCCATGCTCTTCGGCGGCTACGAGGGCATAAAGCCCGAACTTGTCGAGGCGTTCACGGCGACGGGCATCGTGCACATCCTTTCGGTGTCCGGCTCACATATCACGCTGTTGGCGGCGGTCATGGCTTGGCTCGGCGCACTCCTTCGCCTGCGTCCCGTCGTGACGGCTGTTTTCGTCACCGTCGTCGTCGTGCTGTACTGCGTGCTCGCGGGCTGCGTGCCTCCGGCTGTTCGTGCGGGCGCGATGGGACTGCTCGCATTTTTCGCTCTCGCCTTGGAGCGCGAAAGCGATGCGCGGCGGCTTCTGGCTCTCGTCGGCATGGCGCTGCTCTTCTTCGAGCCGCTTTTGGCGTTCGATGTCAGCTTCCAGCTATCGTTCGCGGCGACAGCTGGGCTTCTCTACCTTGCGCCGCCTTTTTGCGAGCGCCTTTCGACTTTGCGCTTTCTGCCGCGCTTCGTCGTGCTGAGCCTTGCCGTCACGCTCGGGGCGCAGCTCGCGACCTTGCCGCTCCTCGCGTGGTACTTCCACCGACTGTCGCTTTCGTCGCTCATCGCCAACATCATCGTCGTGCCCGTCGTGGAACTCGTCATCGTTGCGGGGCTTTTCGCGGGACTCGCGTCCTTCGTGCTGCCGTTTTTGGCAAAGATCGTCTTTCTTGCGGACAGTCTGCTCTTGGGACTTGTCTACGAGTGCACGCGGCTCTTGGCGGTTATGCCCGGCGGTGAGGTGTATTTGCCGACGCTTTCCGCGCCGCTCGCGCTCGGCTACTTCGCCGTGCTTACTGTATTTGTGCAGCCTGAGGAGCGGCGAGAAGCTGTCTTCTCTTGGTGCAGAGAACGGCGCAAGGTGATTTTTGCCGCAATTCTGTTCGCTGCTGCAGCCGTCGCCTTATGGCAGATTTCACGTCCACAGGAGATGGCAGTGCATTTCATCGACGTGGGACAGGGCGATGCGGCTCTCGTCGTGACGCCGCACGGCAGAGCCTTGATGATCGATACAGGCGGCACGCGCGATGGCGGTTATGATATCGGTTTGCGCGTCGATGTGCCGTATCTTTCGCATTACGGCGTGCGAAGGCTCGACTATATCATCCTCACGCATGTGCACGAGGATCATGCGGGCGGCGCGGGCGGTATCGTGCGCCATATTCCCGTCGGCATGATTTTGACGGCGCATGAGCCGCGCAGCGAGTATGCACGCGTGCTCGGCTGCTCTCTCGATGCGCCTGAGATGCAGCATCTAGCTCCTGCGGAGGCGGGTGAGCACATTGATCTCGACGGCGTGGCGGTCGACATCCTCTACGCGCCTCAGATGGAGGACGGTGCAGCGGAGGGTGCTACGGGAAACGAGTATTCGAACGTCATCCGCGTGAGCTATGGTGCGGCGTCGTTCCTCTTCACGGGTGATCTCGTAGCGGAGCAGGAGAAGGCTATGCTCGTGGAGGGGAAGAATCCTCAATGCACCGTCCTGAAGGTCGCACACCACGGCTCGAAAACCTCGACGACGGAGGATTTCCTCGCTGCCGCACAGCCGCGCTTCGCCGTCATCAGCGTCGGCCGGGACAATAACTTCGGTCATCCCGCTCCGGAGGTTATCGGGCGTCTGCAGAAAAATGGCATAAAAATCTACCGCACCGACGAGGATGGTGCGGTCGTATGCAGGACGGACGGAAAGACGCTGCGAATAGAAACGTTTCGCTGATATAGGTGCAAGGACATGATTCGCATCATGAAAAGATTGAACACCACAATAGTGTACGCTATAATGTACACGGAGAGTTTACATCCTTGAAGTGGAGTGCGCCCTTCGAGTTTGAGCTCTTGGATTTTCACGCTAAAAAATAGATTTTGGTGGATATGGAGGAAGATATGAGCTTTAATTATGGAGAAGTCATTGAAGTTCAGCCGGAAGGGGAAAGCTCTGAGATCCGCAAGAGGAATGCCTTTATCCGACGTGAAATTGTAGCAAATTTTTGTGTGGGAAAAAATCCGCCATTGGTGACAGTATGTTTTCAGGCGTACAATCATTTGGAAGATCAGACGAAGATGGCGATTCATGCGCTTCTTCAATATACACAGAATGTTGATTATGAATTGATTCTTATCGATAACGGGTCGACGGATGGGACTTTAGAGTTTTTTCGTAGTATTCCGTATGAGAAGAAGCGTATTTTTCATGTGAGAGAAAATCGCGGAGCATTAGCTGGATATATTGCGGCGAAAAATTCGGCGGGTGGTGAATTTATTCGCGGGAGATACGTTTCATTCGTTCCAGGGGATGTTATTGTCACAAAAGATTGGCTTAAAAATCTCGTTACTTGTATGGAATCGGATTCGCGCATTGGGATGGTTGTTCCTGTTGCAAACTATACAAGCAATCATCAGAAGATTACGTTGCCATTTTCCAATTATGAAGAAATGCAGGAAGTAGCGGCTGCCCATAATATTAGTAATCCTAAAAAGTGGGAGGAGTGCCTGCGCGTTATTCCTACGACGTCGCTGCTTCGTTCATCTCTGCGGAAGTTGTACGAGTTGGATCATGCTTTTTATTATAATTTTTCTGACGACGATCTTTCCTTTACTTATCGCCGTTTGGGCTATCGCTTGATGATTTGTCGTGATACGTTTGTTTATCATGCAGAAGGAAGCACGATGACAGGCGAGGATTATCAGTTGGATATACAGACGGGACGTGAGATTTTCCGACGTAAATATTTTGGAATCGATCCTTGGGATGATACGCGCTTGGATGCGGAACTTCGAGATAAGTGCCTAAGCTTTGTTCCTGTACGCAAGGAACATCGCATTTTGGGTATTGATATACGCTGTGGTGCCGATTTACTTCATTTCAAGAATGGGCTTCGGGGCGTTGGGTTTGAGCCTGTGAAGCTTTCCGCGCTTGTTCAAGATGCAAAATATTGGCAGGATCTGCAGACGGTTTGTGATGAGGAAGTTTTTTGTCGGTCGCAGCGCGATTTTTCCGAGACTCTGCGTGGGCGCACCTATGATTATATTATTCTTGGTGAGCCGCTTTGCAATTATGAAGAACCACAGGCGATGCTTGAAATGATGCGAGATCATCTTTCCCTAGGAGGAAGAATGACGGGGCGCGTAGAAAAGGACGGAGAAGTGTTTGTATTGGAACGCAATGCGTAGGGTCTGAGGCCTCGGTTTCGGGATATGAAGATGAATAATTCCAGCGGTTCCAAAGTTGCTGGAATTATTTTTATTTGTAATTTCCCTCCACATAATGTTAATATATTGTTAGTATTAGGGGCGGATGTGTAAAGATGAGTGGCTGATTTTATCCGCGATTTCTATAGCTATGATTTTGCTTCAATGATATAATGGAGCACATAGGAGGTTCTTTTTCGCGATCGGCATTTGTCATAGGAGGGAACGAGCGTATGCGCTATCTGTGGCTGATTTTCGCAATCGCTGCCTTGGGCGGCGGCGCTTGGCTCGGCTATGAGGGGGAGTGGTGGAAGGCCGGCGCGATGGTTTTTCTCGGTGGCTTTACACTTTTTCAGGCGAGGGGACTGCGCGACGGGAAGCAGAGGCTGAAGCTCAAGAGGGCGCAGCTGCAGGGGCTGCCCGATGCGCGAGCGGAGCTTCTGGAAGCGAGTTTTGCCAAGGCGGCAGGCGACTACGATGTTCTGCAGGATTTGCGGCAAAAGGTGAAGGATCGCGAGATGTCGCAGGAGCTTGTCGCCCTGCAGCATGTTGCGGGCAATATGCTGCGCTATCTGGAGCGCAATCCCGAACGCATCGCGGCAGCGGAGGATTTCATCGAGATATATCAGGAGAAGGCGGCCGTCATGCTGCGCCAGTATGTCGAGCTTGAGGAAACGCAGCTCGCCTCCGAAGAGGTGGTGCAGGCGAAGCGGCGTGTCAAGGAGATGCTTTCTTCCCTGCGCACGACGTATGAGGAGGAGTTCAAGCGCGTCATCAACTATCAGCTCATGGATCTCAACGCTGAGATCGAGGTGCTGCAGCACTCGATGAAGGGGCAGGCGATGGGGGAAGCGTGCGCCGTGCCCGAAGCGACGGAGCAGCCCTTCGTAAGGCCAGGCGCGCAGCATCCGATGAAGGCGACGAACGCGACGCCGATCTTCCTGCAGAAGGTTTCGAGTCTCGCGCGAGGGACGAGCGCCATACCGCAGGAGCTTTACTGGCAAGTCGTGCGGCGCAAGATCAAGGCGTCGCTGCTCGGCATATTCCTCGGCGGCTTCGGTGCGCACAAGTTTTTTCTGGGCAAGAATTTTCAGGGCGTTGGCTACATCCTGTTCCTCTGGACGGGACTGCCGATCTTCGTCGGCTTCATCGAGGGCGTGCGTTGGCTCTTCATGCCCGTCGATGATTTTTACTTCGATTACTGTGATGAGGATTAGGCAGAGCAGATAAAGGAGAGGGAGAAATGGCGGAAATCAATCTGGAAGATCTCTTGAGCAAGCGTGCACAGCAGCCGCAGGAAAAGGCGCTGGAACTTGCGCCTGAAAAGGAGCTTGAGCGCATTGCGCAGGCGGTTGAGGAACTGACGCCTGCGGAGCGTGCCGAGGTGGAGAAGATCAAGGAGGGGCTTGACCTCACGGACTCGGCGGCGATCATCGACTTCGGCACGGCGGCGCAGAAGAACATCGCCGACTTTTCGGACAGCATTCTTTGCAACGTGCGTGCGAAGGACAGCGGTTATGTCGGCGAGCTTCTGGGCGAGCTTCTGACGAATGTCAAGAGCTTCGAGCCGAAGTCATCGGACGGCGGCTTTTTGAAGAAGCTGCCGCTCGTCAGCTCCCTCGTCGGCAAGGCGGAGACGATGATGCAGGGCTACGAGAAGGTTTCCGTGCAGGTCGAGAAGGTCAAGACATCGCTGCAGAAGGCGCGCATGCTCATGATGAAGGATGTCACGATGCTCGATACTCTCTTTGCGAAGAATCTTGAGTACTTCAAGACGCTGGAACTTTACATTCGCGCGGGCGAGGAGAAGATGCAGGAGATGCGTGAAGTCACGCTGCCCAAGCTGCGTGCGCAGGCCGCCGCTTCGAGCGATCCGATGGCGGCGCAGGTCGTCAGCGATTTTGAGAGTTCCGTCGAGCGCTTCGAGAAGAAGGTGCATGACCTCAAGATCAGCAAGACGATCTCCATCCAGACGGCACCGCAGATCCGACTCATACAGAACAACGACAAGGTTCTCATCGACCGTGTGCAGAGTGCAATCTACAACTCGATTCCGCTGTGGAAGAATCAGATGGTCATAGCGCTCGGTCTTGCGAACCAGAAGAAGGTTCTTGAGATGCAGCATTCGGTCAATGAGATGACGAACGACCTTTTGAAGAAGAATGCGGAAATGCTCAAGATCGGCACGATCGAGACGGCGAAGGAGAACGAGCGCAGCATCGTGGACATCGAAACGGTGCGCAAGGTGAACGACGACCTCGTGACGACGATCGAGGAAACGCTGAAAATCCAGCAGGAAGGCAGGGCGAAAAGGCGCGCGGCGGAAGCCGAGCTTGTCGAGTTGGAAGGCAGACTCAAGAAGGCACTCGAAAGCACGCTCGACGGGCGAAGCGGTTGACAGCGTTTCCTTTCATCTGCTATCATACACTAAAGAGAAAAGGAGATGGAACTTTCATGAAAGCAGCTCTTTTTATGGGCAGTGACTCAGATTGGCCGATCATGAAGCCAGCGGTGGAGCTTCTCAAGGAATTCGGCGTCGAGGTCGACGTCATCGTGGCGTCGGCGCACCGCACGCCTGCGAAGGTGCATGAGTATGCCGAAAACGCGCGTGAAAACGGCGTCGGCGTCATCATTGCAGCGGCGGGCGCGGCAGCGCACTTGGCGGGCGTCATCGCGAGCTACACGACGCTTCCCGTCATCGGCGTGCCGATCAACGCGACGCCTTTGAACGGGCTCGACGCGCTCTTGAGCACGGTGCAGATGCCGTCGGGCATCCCCGTCGCGACGATGGCGGTCAACGGCGCGAAGAATGCGGCGGTCTTCGCCCTCGAAATCTTCGGTGCAGGCGATGCCGCTGTTGCAAAGCAGCTCGAAGGGTATCGCGAGAAGCTCAGGGAAGGCGTGGCAAAGAAGGCGGCGCGCGTCGCATCCCAAGTCAACCAGTGAGAACGTAACGGAGGACAAAAGATCATGAGCAAGAAGGTTCTGTACGAAGGCAAAGCAAAAATCATGTACGAGATGGAAAATCCCGACGAATTGCTCGTCTATTACAAGGACGATGCGACGGCAGGCAACGGCGCGAAGAAGGGCACGATCGTCGACAAGGGCGTCATGAACAACAAGATCACGGCTTTTTTCTTTGACCTCCTGAAGAAGAACGGCATCGACCATCACTGCATCAGCATGCCGAGCGACCGTGAGATGATCGTCAAGAAGCTTGAGATCATTCCTCTTGAGGTCGTCGTGCGCAATATTGCGGCGGGCAGCCTTGCCGAGCGCCTCGGCCTTGAAGAAGGCACGAAGATGGCGAT is from Selenomonas sputigena ATCC 35185 and encodes:
- a CDS encoding Fur family transcriptional regulator; translation: MTEDHLELLRSKGYKLTPQRRAVLDAFHECDPFPTAQQLLAAVRRKHSNVSLDTIYRNLALLSNLGVIHEIYRAAGNVYEIIEPGHHHHHLVCTECGKTECIDICPMQEAYTKEAEKRGFLITGHIFEFYGICQECREKNGL
- a CDS encoding dihydroorotate dehydrogenase electron transfer subunit: MKKTLEDAVVVLNRAILPDIWQMELLSPKIAAGAEPGQFVMVKKPKSAHLLRRPFGVADIDDEKGTITLFYRILGEGTAELSTLRPGESLSVEGALGTGFTLTDESALLVGGGLGLAPLLLLARRLREKPVVIIGARSEPETFWTRFFTPHAKAVYIATDDGTSGFHGYPLHLMPLVLCENEVHAVKVCGPDPMMDGIARLARSAGLSCEVSLEKRMACGFGVCLGCTFEGKATGRRRKVCTEGPVFAAEEVFE
- a CDS encoding dihydroorotate dehydrogenase; amino-acid sequence: MNRERLAVEVAGIRMATPIMGASGTFGFGMEYEDFLDLADVGAVVSKGITPKPRAGNGGVRIAETPAGMLNSIGLENPGIEVFCRDILPEAAKLPTSFIVNISAGTAEEYGEMAQMLDVEGVDGIEVNISCPNVKEGGIVFGTDPVQAARVTQEVKKHTKKPVIVKLSPNVTDIPQMARAVEEAGADAVSLINTLTGMAIDVEKRQPLLGNITGGLSGPAVKPIALRMVYQAAQAVSIPVIGMGGIQTGEDVAAFLLVGASAVEIGAENFANPRAVVEAAEGLDAYLERQGIDHARDLIGALEL
- a CDS encoding aminopeptidase; this translates as MEGMDEKSREELLEEYARLIVRMGVNLQADQPLVINAPLACADFARRVAGAAYDAGAHDVTVAWNDERLARLRYDKAKKSVFSEFPEWRRRLYEDSAAEGAAFVTIHASDPEIFSGVEPERLTLAQQAAGAALLEYRQRLMSNKNAWCVVSIPTESWAKKVFPEDAPDAAVENLWQAIFDAVRLAPGEDAAARWQKHIEFLACAAKFMNDHAFSRLEYKNGFGTNLFIELPEGHIWMGGAEKTQDGVTFVANMPTEEIYTLPKRDGVNGTVRAMRPLNVNGNLVEGFSLTFKDGKVVDYKAERGAEILKELFSTDEGASYLGEVALVPYDSPISKSGVLFFNTLFDENAACHLAFGKAYPTCIEGGETMTSVELLQRGVNDSLVHEDFMVGSRDLAIDGIEADGTRVPVFREGNFAFA
- a CDS encoding helix-turn-helix domain-containing protein, which produces MNEGRKMDEALFKKVERYIEKHYVKPRDPSAMRFLGLITPGSMPRSFSHVPSSAGRRPLKNLLDAVLQLAEKSFAERLMLLIKKSGAKAADVYGKAGITKQHFSKIKNHADYQPSKETALAFAIVLHLSLAEAEDLIGRAGFKLSESSKRDLLVRFFIEEKIYDVDIINEQLYARGFSPLTNRRRMKD
- a CDS encoding ComEA family DNA-binding protein: MPMFKKSMLVLLAVVALAAGGAFYAGIHGQEEAVTLDAGTTPQGEALVKESEIVVYVAGAVNHPGVVQLAEGARAKDAVDACGGFLPTADTNGVNLAQKLKDGMQVTVPEKSPQGMAVQGAAGGVQAGAARPLPEGMVNINTADEKELDKLPGIGPAMAKRIIEYRTENGAFQSPEEIKRVKGIGDAKYEKMKDKIAL